In Candidatus Hydrogenedentota bacterium, the DNA window GGCTGGGTGCAGCGCCCCGGCTGGACCTGGCGCACTCCGTTCGGCCTGCCCGCCGACCCACGCGAGCCCGCCGTGCACATCAACTTCCACGAAGCCCGCGCCTACTGCCAGTGGGCCGGCAAACGCCTGCCCACCGACGCCGAATGGATGGAAGCCGCCTACACCGAGCGGCGCGCCACCCCGCCAGCCGGCTTCACCACCGGCCAGACCACTCCCTACCCCACCGGCAGCAGCCCGCAGGGCGCCCACTGCCTGGGCGACTGCG includes these proteins:
- a CDS encoding SUMF1/EgtB/PvdO family nonheme iron enzyme; this encodes GWVQRPGWTWRTPFGLPADPREPAVHINFHEARAYCQWAGKRLPTDAEWMEAAYTERRATPPAGFTTGQTTPYPTGSSPQGAHCLGDCGAAPTLTAYANPAITSRGRGHLPTGRTQAGVNGLFDMGGNVWEWTDGGTDAARPTRGGSWWYGAAQMHRDHLQTKPADTAVVYIG